A stretch of the Terriglobales bacterium genome encodes the following:
- a CDS encoding alanine--glyoxylate aminotransferase family protein yields MLRKPRLFTPGPTPLLPAAQAAMAAAEMHHRTAGFRALFRRVLDDLRVFIGTGNDVVVLAGSGTGAMEAAVSNLTSPGDRVLVLTAGKFGERWRDLARAFRCEVDVLSVPYGETFPLDAVRARLTPETRAVFLQATESSTGVRHDVEGVARLTRQSDALLVVDAITGLGTTRFDVDGWGIDVIIGGSQKAVMVPPGLAYLAVSERAWERMEQAQSPRYYFDLRQERKANAKGESAFTPATSLVAGLAAALDYIRAAGEGDLAAGRAALISNAELAAEMTRTAAQALGLKLFASPPAAALTAIVPPAGLDSGAIVKEFRESFGAVVANGQGEMKGKLFRIAHLGYYDYLDTVAVLGALEQVLLRVGAPAELGSGLRAAQQVYARAAEAHAATPSR; encoded by the coding sequence ATGCTGCGAAAACCGCGGCTCTTCACTCCCGGCCCCACGCCCTTGTTGCCCGCCGCGCAGGCGGCCATGGCCGCGGCCGAGATGCATCACCGTACCGCCGGCTTTCGCGCCCTCTTCCGCCGCGTGCTCGACGACCTGCGTGTGTTCATCGGCACCGGCAATGATGTGGTCGTGTTGGCCGGCTCGGGCACCGGCGCCATGGAAGCCGCCGTCTCCAACCTCACCTCGCCCGGCGACCGCGTCCTGGTGCTTACCGCGGGAAAGTTTGGCGAACGCTGGCGCGATTTGGCCCGCGCCTTCCGCTGTGAGGTCGACGTGCTCTCCGTGCCCTACGGGGAAACGTTCCCGCTTGATGCCGTCCGCGCCCGGCTCACCCCGGAAACCCGGGCCGTTTTCCTGCAGGCCACGGAAAGCTCCACCGGCGTGCGGCACGATGTGGAAGGCGTGGCCCGACTCACGAGGCAGAGCGATGCCCTGCTGGTCGTGGATGCCATCACCGGCCTGGGCACGACGCGTTTCGACGTGGACGGCTGGGGCATCGATGTCATCATCGGCGGTTCGCAGAAAGCCGTGATGGTCCCGCCCGGCCTCGCCTATCTGGCAGTGAGCGAGCGCGCCTGGGAACGCATGGAACAGGCGCAATCGCCGCGCTACTACTTCGACCTGCGACAGGAGCGCAAGGCCAACGCCAAGGGCGAATCGGCGTTCACGCCCGCAACCTCGCTGGTCGCCGGGTTGGCTGCCGCCCTCGACTACATCCGCGCCGCCGGCGAAGGTGACCTGGCCGCGGGACGCGCCGCGCTCATCTCGAACGCCGAACTGGCTGCCGAGATGACCCGCACCGCCGCCCAGGCGCTGGGCCTGAAGCTGTTCGCATCGCCGCCCGCCGCCGCGCTCACCGCCATCGTGCCGCCGGCAGGCTTGGACTCCGGCGCCATCGTCAAGGAGTTCCGCGAGTCCTTTGGCGCCGTGGTGGCCAACGGCCAGGGGGAAATGAAGGGAAAGCTCTTCCGCATCGCCCACCTCGGCTACTACGACTACCTGGACACGGTCGCCGTGTTGGGCGCGCTGGAGCAGGTGCTGCTGCGAGTCGGCGCGCCGGCCGAACTCGGATCTGGCCTGCGTGCCGCGCAGCAGGTCTACGCCCGCGCCGCCGAGGCCCACGCCGCGACTCCGTCTCGCTAG
- the serA gene encoding phosphoglycerate dehydrogenase, with product MKIVIAEKISAAALDVFRAESRWKLVAPEEIKDLAAEVAAADALIVRSAVDVNARLLEGAKKLRVIRRAGVGVDNIDLDAATRRGIAVMNTPGANAVAVAEHTLGLMLALARHLARADALTRTGNWEKKSLQGTELRGKTLGIVGLGRVGVEVARRARAFGMALVAHDPFISTAVARELGVALQSLEDVFAASDYLTLHVGLTPQTAGMISAEAIAKMKKGVRLINCARGELIDEAALAAALKSGQVAGAALDVFAEEPPTHSPLVGLENVVVTPHIAGSTREAQEAVGYQIALQVKEYLKRGVIQNAVNVPSVSHEEYIELQPYIVLGERLGGFLAQVTDGNLEEISLRYSGLLADWKTDLIRNAAIKGILNQMLAEKANLVNAASLAAERGIQMHESKKPKTPSGGAGSVLSVLLKTSAGEHLVKGAVLHGNRPRLLAVDDIDIEAPLEGNLIYLRNRDVPGVIGRVGTILGQHGINIADFSLGRRERDGKSSQAIAVVHVDDPVPPLVLEELRTIEAVTAARAIKL from the coding sequence ATGAAGATCGTCATCGCCGAAAAAATCTCTGCTGCTGCCCTCGACGTCTTCCGCGCCGAGTCGCGTTGGAAGCTGGTCGCACCGGAAGAGATCAAGGATCTTGCCGCCGAAGTCGCGGCCGCCGACGCCCTCATCGTGCGCTCAGCGGTGGACGTGAACGCCCGCCTGCTCGAAGGGGCGAAGAAGCTGCGGGTCATCCGTCGCGCCGGCGTCGGCGTGGACAATATCGATCTGGACGCCGCTACCCGCCGCGGCATCGCGGTGATGAACACGCCCGGCGCCAACGCCGTGGCCGTGGCCGAGCACACGCTCGGGCTGATGCTGGCCCTGGCCCGCCACCTGGCGCGCGCGGACGCACTGACCCGCACCGGCAATTGGGAAAAGAAATCTCTCCAGGGCACGGAGCTGCGCGGCAAAACGCTGGGCATCGTCGGCCTGGGCCGCGTCGGCGTTGAGGTCGCCCGGCGCGCGCGCGCCTTCGGCATGGCCCTGGTGGCGCACGACCCGTTCATTTCCACGGCTGTGGCCCGCGAACTGGGCGTCGCGCTCCAATCGCTGGAAGATGTCTTCGCCGCCTCCGACTACCTGACCCTGCACGTTGGCCTGACCCCGCAAACCGCAGGCATGATCAGCGCCGAAGCCATCGCGAAGATGAAAAAGGGCGTGCGCCTCATCAACTGCGCTCGCGGCGAGCTCATCGACGAAGCCGCGCTGGCTGCGGCGCTCAAGTCCGGTCAGGTCGCCGGCGCCGCCCTCGACGTCTTCGCCGAGGAGCCGCCCACGCACTCTCCGCTGGTGGGCCTGGAGAACGTCGTCGTCACCCCTCACATCGCTGGCTCCACCCGTGAGGCGCAGGAAGCCGTGGGCTACCAGATTGCACTCCAGGTCAAAGAGTACTTGAAGCGCGGCGTCATCCAGAATGCCGTCAACGTACCCTCCGTTTCCCACGAGGAATACATCGAGCTGCAGCCCTACATCGTCCTGGGCGAGCGTCTGGGAGGGTTCCTGGCCCAGGTCACCGACGGCAACCTGGAGGAGATTTCGCTGCGCTACAGCGGGCTGCTGGCCGACTGGAAAACCGACCTCATTCGCAACGCCGCCATCAAGGGCATCCTCAACCAGATGCTGGCGGAGAAGGCCAACCTGGTGAATGCCGCCTCGCTGGCCGCCGAACGCGGCATCCAGATGCACGAGTCGAAGAAGCCGAAGACGCCCAGCGGCGGCGCCGGCAGCGTCCTTTCGGTCCTGCTCAAGACCAGTGCCGGCGAGCACCTGGTGAAGGGCGCAGTGCTGCACGGCAACCGCCCGCGCCTGCTGGCGGTGGATGACATTGACATCGAAGCCCCGCTCGAGGGCAACCTCATCTACCTGCGCAACCGCGACGTCCCCGGCGTGATCGGCCGCGTGGGCACCATCCTCGGCCAGCACGGCATCAACATCGCCGATTTCTCACTCGGCCGGCGGGAGCGTGACGGGAAATCCAGCCAGGCCATCGCCGTGGTCCACGTGGACGACCCGGTGCCGCCGCTGGTGCTGGAGGAGTTGCGGACCATCGAGGCAGTCACCGCCGCACGGGCCATCAAGCTCTAG
- a CDS encoding site-2 protease family protein — MRSWSIPAGRLFGVEVRIHLTFLFLLLFVWMTEAPQAGGVGRGLALVGLIFASVLAHEMGHLLVAQRSGMPVRVCLLLPIGGLSFSEETSLNRLASLRREIPVALAGPVVSLGIAMLATMAALALAPEVVIWKRPYLHSAELARSLVWVNLYLAALNLLPAYPLDGGRVLRALLAHRMDVLPATRVAVTVGQVFAMLFMLAGGVWNYWLTMVGLFLFFAAQIEERTMVFQSVLETVRLEDVMLTDFSTLSPADTLEDALTKAVHTLQDDFPVVRGSDMVGVVSRQKIVEALRSEGNAYVQSIMSRAFEIAGRDDSLALAFRKLSARGLTLLPVVEQERLVGIITLQNLMHSIGLLAESRMLQKSDS, encoded by the coding sequence ATGAGAAGTTGGTCCATTCCCGCCGGACGCCTTTTCGGGGTCGAGGTCCGCATTCATCTCACCTTCCTTTTTCTGCTGCTGTTCGTGTGGATGACGGAAGCGCCGCAGGCGGGCGGGGTGGGGCGGGGCCTGGCGCTGGTGGGATTGATCTTCGCCTCGGTGCTGGCGCATGAGATGGGGCACCTGCTGGTGGCGCAGCGTTCCGGGATGCCGGTGCGGGTTTGCCTGCTGCTGCCCATCGGCGGCCTGTCGTTCAGCGAAGAGACCAGCCTGAATCGTTTGGCTTCCCTGCGGCGCGAGATTCCCGTCGCTTTGGCCGGGCCGGTGGTCAGCCTGGGCATCGCCATGCTGGCTACGATGGCGGCGCTGGCGCTGGCGCCGGAGGTCGTGATCTGGAAGCGCCCTTATTTGCACTCGGCAGAACTGGCCCGCAGCCTGGTGTGGGTGAACCTGTACCTGGCGGCGCTGAACCTGCTGCCGGCGTATCCGCTGGATGGCGGCCGCGTGCTGCGGGCACTCCTCGCACACCGCATGGACGTGCTGCCGGCGACGCGGGTGGCGGTGACCGTGGGCCAGGTGTTCGCCATGCTGTTCATGCTGGCCGGCGGGGTGTGGAACTACTGGCTGACCATGGTGGGGCTGTTCCTGTTCTTTGCGGCGCAGATCGAGGAGCGCACCATGGTGTTCCAGTCGGTGCTGGAGACAGTGCGGCTGGAAGACGTGATGCTTACCGACTTCTCTACCCTCTCGCCGGCGGACACGCTGGAGGATGCGCTCACCAAAGCCGTGCACACGCTGCAGGACGACTTCCCGGTGGTGCGGGGCAGCGACATGGTGGGCGTGGTCTCACGACAGAAGATCGTGGAGGCGCTGCGCTCGGAAGGCAACGCCTACGTGCAGTCCATCATGAGCCGGGCATTCGAGATCGCGGGACGCGACGATTCCCTCGCCCTCGCCTTCCGCAAGCTCTCCGCGCGTGGCCTGACCCTCCTGCCGGTCGTGGAGCAGGAACGCCTGGTGGGCATCATCACCCTGCAGAACCTCATGCACAGCATCGGACTGCTGGCCGAGAGCCGCATGCTGCAAAAGAGCGACTCCTAG
- the rsmD gene encoding 16S rRNA (guanine(966)-N(2))-methyltransferase RsmD, protein MRVIAGRFRSRKLAAPRGLKVRPTSDRLRETLFNVLATAKGPVLEGSVWLDLYAGTGAVGIEALSRGAALVHFVESARQPAECIRANLGALDVREGFEVQEREVLPALRRLDAQGVICDYVFLDPPYRDAEAYAQALGFLAGSRLLGPASVVIAEHDRHFDPGDAVGRLRRFRRLEQGDAVLSFYRIEPV, encoded by the coding sequence ATGCGAGTGATTGCCGGAAGATTTCGCAGCCGGAAGCTCGCCGCTCCGCGCGGGCTCAAGGTGCGTCCCACCTCGGACCGCCTGCGCGAAACCCTGTTCAATGTGCTCGCTACGGCAAAGGGACCTGTCCTCGAGGGCAGCGTCTGGCTCGATCTCTACGCCGGGACCGGCGCCGTGGGCATCGAAGCGCTCAGCCGCGGCGCCGCCCTGGTTCACTTTGTCGAATCCGCGCGGCAGCCGGCCGAGTGCATCCGCGCCAACCTGGGTGCCCTCGACGTTCGTGAGGGGTTCGAGGTTCAGGAGCGCGAAGTCTTGCCCGCCCTGCGCCGGCTCGACGCGCAAGGCGTCATCTGTGACTACGTATTCCTCGATCCACCCTATCGCGACGCGGAAGCCTACGCCCAGGCTCTCGGCTTCCTGGCCGGGTCACGGCTGCTGGGCCCGGCCAGCGTCGTCATCGCTGAGCACGATCGCCATTTCGATCCCGGCGATGCCGTCGGCCGATTGCGCCGCTTCCGCCGCCTCGAACAAGGCGACGCCGTGTTGAGCTTCTACAGGATTGAACCCGTGTGA
- the larE gene encoding ATP-dependent sacrificial sulfur transferase LarE, with product MALEAKRDALDARLRGLGKLLVAYSGGVDSAFLAWAAHEALGEKMLAVLADSPSLARAHLADALAFAEEQHIPLEIIATEELDRPEYARNDAARCFHCKDELFTVLEGLRRERGFDAVAYGVNLDDLGDFRPGQDAARQHGIATPLVDAGLTKAEIRELARRSGLRVWEKPASACLSSRIEYGRPVTREALAQVEQGEDALRALGFRQFRVRHHGETVRIEIAPEEMPRALSPDMAQEFTRIFKALGFTYVTLDLEGYRSGSMNAVLPAAALRKAR from the coding sequence GTGGCCCTCGAAGCCAAACGCGATGCGCTCGACGCCCGTCTGCGCGGGCTGGGCAAGCTGCTCGTCGCCTACTCCGGCGGAGTGGATTCGGCATTTCTGGCCTGGGCGGCGCATGAGGCGCTGGGCGAGAAGATGCTGGCGGTGTTGGCCGATTCGCCCTCGCTGGCCCGCGCTCACCTGGCGGACGCGCTCGCGTTTGCCGAAGAACAGCACATCCCGCTGGAAATCATTGCCACCGAGGAGCTGGACCGGCCGGAATACGCGCGCAACGATGCCGCCCGCTGTTTCCATTGCAAGGACGAACTGTTCACGGTGCTGGAGGGGCTGCGCCGCGAGCGCGGTTTTGACGCGGTCGCCTACGGTGTGAACCTGGACGATCTGGGCGACTTCCGCCCCGGACAGGACGCCGCGCGCCAGCATGGCATCGCCACCCCGCTGGTGGACGCCGGGCTGACCAAGGCGGAAATCCGCGAACTGGCCCGCCGCAGCGGGCTGCGGGTGTGGGAGAAGCCGGCCTCGGCCTGCCTGTCATCGCGCATCGAGTATGGCCGCCCGGTCACGCGGGAGGCGCTGGCGCAGGTGGAGCAGGGCGAGGACGCGCTGCGGGCGCTGGGCTTCCGCCAGTTCCGCGTCCGGCACCACGGCGAGACAGTGCGGATTGAGATCGCGCCGGAAGAGATGCCGCGAGCGCTTTCGCCCGACATGGCGCAGGAGTTCACCCGCATCTTCAAGGCGCTGGGCTTCACCTACGTCACCCTCGACCTCGAGGGGTACCGTAGCGGCTCGATGAATGCGGTGCTGCCGGCGGCGGCGCTGCGCAAGGCCCGCTAA
- a CDS encoding pyridoxal-phosphate dependent enzyme produces the protein MPSLRWEDVERAREIVGRYLKPSRLVEARSLSRATGAQVFLKLESEQPTGSFKPRGALTALTRNLERGPVAGVVTSSTGNHGAATAYAARLLGVPATVFLPANPNPVKRARIADLGAHIVEAGDLDLAEAFDRAAAFAREHGLYFMEDGRDPDMPPGTATIACEVLEQLPDADALFVPMGDTTLIRGVAFAAKHLKPGIQILGVQAERAPAYTLSWRAGKAIATATCDTIADGLATRRPLEENVHEIRERVDDVRLVSEAEMLAAIRRLHGDEQVVAEPAGAATTAALLQDAAAFAGKNLVLLVTGSNVAPDVLQAAIRA, from the coding sequence GTGCCCAGCCTGCGTTGGGAAGACGTCGAACGCGCACGGGAGATCGTGGGCCGGTATCTGAAACCGAGCCGGCTGGTCGAGGCTCGTTCTCTTTCGCGGGCGACCGGCGCCCAGGTCTTTTTGAAGCTGGAGTCGGAGCAGCCCACGGGCTCGTTCAAGCCGCGGGGAGCGCTTACGGCGCTCACGCGCAACCTGGAGCGCGGTCCGGTGGCGGGCGTGGTGACTTCCAGCACCGGCAACCACGGCGCGGCCACCGCTTATGCAGCGCGCCTGCTGGGCGTGCCCGCCACCGTGTTTCTGCCGGCGAATCCGAATCCGGTAAAACGCGCGCGCATCGCCGACTTGGGAGCGCATATCGTCGAAGCGGGAGATCTCGACCTGGCGGAGGCGTTCGACCGCGCCGCCGCTTTCGCGCGCGAGCACGGCCTCTACTTCATGGAGGACGGCCGCGATCCGGACATGCCGCCGGGCACAGCCACCATCGCCTGCGAGGTGCTGGAGCAGTTGCCGGACGCCGACGCGTTGTTTGTCCCCATGGGAGACACCACGCTCATCCGCGGCGTGGCCTTCGCCGCCAAGCATCTCAAGCCGGGAATCCAGATCCTCGGCGTACAGGCCGAGCGCGCCCCGGCGTACACGCTCTCCTGGCGCGCCGGCAAGGCGATTGCGACCGCGACCTGCGACACCATCGCCGACGGCCTGGCCACACGCCGTCCGCTCGAAGAAAACGTGCACGAGATCCGCGAACGGGTCGATGATGTGCGCCTGGTAAGTGAGGCCGAAATGCTCGCTGCCATCCGGCGACTGCATGGCGATGAGCAGGTGGTGGCCGAGCCCGCCGGCGCGGCGACCACCGCGGCGTTGTTGCAGGATGCGGCTGCTTTTGCCGGAAAGAACCTAGTGCTGCTGGTGACGGGATCGAACGTCGCACCGGACGTGCTGCAGGCGGCAATTCGCGCTTAA
- the lptD gene encoding LPS assembly protein LptD, translating to MTRRTRFHITAVLACHLLLAAPVFTRQSLAAAPEPPGAGQESGSSAASQEDSVILRAREQEKSGDRFELRGEVEILYQDFILRADRVTYDAATGQATAEGNVRLDGGSSTEHLEASRATYNLRTQTGVFEDVSGTVGVRLTGRSITLTTTNPFAFRGKRVEKAGPKRFIVHSGMVTSCEMPDPRWSFHTARAVIEIDETARIYNSTFRVKKVPVFYFPYAQHPVGRVQRRSGFQIPTFGTSSRKGTILGESFYWAINRSADATVGAEYWSERGWAQHGEFRARPSPTSRIYASYYGVLDRLNQDGQDVRFNAEGHFPRGFRGVADLNYLSSFVFRLAFTETFSQAVNSEVKSKTFLSKGWNGFFFNGYAARYQNFQSTTPGDVVTIWHAPSLEVSTVDKKVRGLPAYWSLDTSLGGLSRKEPAFRTGDMVGRFDIYPRASLPLRYKGWSFRPEVALRTTYYTQRQVPTGGTLMTTDEAVNRRALETLLEVRPPALARVFERPVRGAKLKHVLEPRVIFRRVSGVNAFPNIIRFDARDILSDTAEIEYAVVQRFYAKRVEPRPDCPAEPQVSVHSYDEDVFGERPPAGDEEEDCGPAEAREVVTWEVAQKYFFNEDFGGALVNGKRNVFTTSADFAGIAFLTEPRRFSPVISRLRVRRGANTDLEWHLDVDPKENRINASTALVNHRLREFFLGFSHAYLRTPGEIFVSVPGTVPTPDRFNQFRFLAGWGHSNKRGISAAANIGFDAHFDFLQYAAFQTTYNWDCCGLSMEYRRFALGSVRNENQYRFAFTLANIGSFGNLGRQERIF from the coding sequence ATGACGCGCCGCACTCGTTTTCATATCACGGCGGTCCTTGCCTGTCACCTTCTTCTCGCTGCCCCGGTATTTACCAGGCAGTCACTGGCTGCGGCGCCGGAACCACCGGGTGCGGGCCAGGAATCCGGCAGCAGCGCCGCTTCCCAGGAGGACAGCGTCATTCTGCGGGCCCGCGAGCAGGAGAAGTCGGGCGACCGATTCGAACTGCGCGGCGAGGTCGAGATCCTCTACCAGGACTTCATCCTGCGCGCCGACCGCGTCACCTACGACGCCGCCACCGGCCAGGCCACGGCCGAAGGCAATGTCCGGCTGGATGGCGGCTCGAGCACCGAGCACCTGGAAGCCAGCCGCGCCACCTACAACCTGCGCACCCAGACCGGCGTGTTCGAAGATGTCTCCGGAACCGTTGGGGTGCGCCTGACGGGCCGCAGCATCACCCTCACCACCACCAATCCTTTCGCCTTTCGCGGAAAGCGCGTGGAGAAAGCCGGCCCCAAGCGCTTCATCGTCCACAGCGGCATGGTGACGTCTTGCGAGATGCCCGACCCGCGCTGGAGCTTCCACACCGCGCGCGCCGTCATTGAAATCGACGAGACCGCCCGCATTTACAACAGCACGTTCCGGGTCAAGAAGGTCCCGGTGTTCTACTTCCCCTATGCGCAGCATCCGGTGGGCCGGGTGCAGCGGCGATCCGGCTTTCAGATCCCCACCTTTGGCACCTCCTCGCGCAAGGGGACGATCCTGGGCGAATCGTTCTACTGGGCCATCAACCGCAGCGCCGACGCCACGGTGGGAGCCGAGTACTGGTCGGAGCGCGGGTGGGCGCAGCACGGCGAATTCCGCGCCCGGCCCAGCCCGACGTCGCGCATCTACGCCAGCTACTACGGCGTGCTGGACCGCTTGAATCAGGACGGCCAGGATGTCCGCTTCAACGCCGAGGGCCACTTCCCTCGCGGATTCCGGGGAGTGGCCGACCTGAACTACCTGAGCTCCTTCGTCTTCCGGTTGGCCTTCACGGAAACCTTCTCGCAAGCCGTCAACTCCGAGGTGAAGTCCAAGACCTTTCTCTCCAAGGGCTGGAACGGTTTCTTCTTCAATGGCTATGCCGCCCGATACCAGAATTTCCAGAGCACCACGCCCGGCGATGTCGTGACCATCTGGCACGCGCCCAGCCTGGAAGTTTCGACCGTGGACAAGAAAGTACGTGGCTTGCCCGCGTACTGGTCATTGGACACTTCCCTCGGCGGGCTCTCGCGCAAGGAACCGGCCTTTCGCACCGGCGACATGGTGGGGCGATTCGACATCTATCCACGGGCCTCGCTGCCCCTGCGGTACAAGGGCTGGTCTTTCCGCCCCGAAGTGGCGCTGCGCACCACCTACTACACGCAGCGGCAAGTCCCGACCGGCGGAACCCTCATGACCACCGACGAAGCCGTGAACCGGAGGGCACTCGAGACCTTGCTGGAAGTGCGTCCGCCGGCGCTGGCGCGCGTCTTCGAGCGGCCGGTGCGGGGCGCGAAGCTCAAGCACGTGCTCGAGCCGAGGGTGATCTTTCGGCGTGTGAGCGGCGTCAACGCCTTCCCCAACATCATCCGCTTCGACGCGCGCGACATCCTGAGCGATACCGCAGAAATCGAGTACGCCGTGGTGCAGCGTTTCTACGCCAAACGTGTTGAGCCGCGTCCCGACTGTCCGGCAGAGCCCCAGGTGAGCGTCCACTCATACGACGAGGACGTGTTCGGGGAGCGGCCGCCGGCAGGCGACGAAGAAGAGGACTGCGGCCCGGCCGAGGCTCGCGAAGTCGTCACCTGGGAAGTGGCGCAGAAATATTTCTTCAACGAGGATTTCGGCGGGGCGCTGGTGAACGGCAAGCGCAACGTGTTCACCACTTCGGCCGACTTCGCCGGCATCGCCTTCCTGACGGAGCCGCGGCGTTTCTCACCCGTGATCTCGCGGCTCAGGGTGCGGCGCGGAGCGAACACCGACCTGGAATGGCACCTCGACGTCGACCCCAAGGAGAACCGCATCAACGCCTCCACGGCCCTGGTGAACCACCGGCTGCGCGAGTTCTTTCTGGGCTTCAGCCACGCCTACCTGCGAACGCCCGGCGAGATCTTCGTCTCCGTGCCCGGCACCGTGCCGACGCCGGACCGGTTCAACCAGTTCCGCTTCCTGGCCGGTTGGGGACACTCCAACAAGCGCGGCATCAGCGCCGCCGCCAACATCGGCTTTGACGCCCATTTCGATTTCCTGCAGTACGCCGCCTTCCAGACCACCTACAACTGGGACTGCTGCGGCCTGAGCATGGAATACCGCCGCTTCGCCCTGGGCTCGGTGCGTAACGAGAACCAGTACCGCTTCGCCTTCACCCTGGCCAATATCGGGAGCTTCGGCAACCTCGGGCGACAGGAACGGATCTTCTAG
- a CDS encoding RDD family protein: MIDPEDYTPSEENFAASLEGGILEDAQAEQFAGATSASEEDQILEAGSAPPVAAAVLDPPVVSAASTAPPVTATATAQDLYRKAPNGDDWRQEVSSRLHAYRSRRRRRSENASLSLNFEGDGSAPEAPNVIVFPRLQVATGPAARVEYRAPGVSPVPPATPPDLPVAETEELAEPLADAPQILEAPPADETAESVSPALAMTLETDEAAAVAGAENIDLPLPVAPIELRLFAALVDVLVVLVATAMFTVIFLKISGAPPAGKLLLAAVLAVPTAFWCMYQYLFLVYGGTTPGMRVARLELRTFEGERPWRIERRNRALAVVVSCISLGLGFLWTLVDEDSLAWHDRITRTFLIAPE; encoded by the coding sequence TTGATCGACCCCGAAGATTACACGCCCAGCGAAGAGAACTTTGCGGCATCGCTCGAAGGCGGCATCCTGGAAGATGCCCAGGCAGAGCAGTTTGCGGGCGCGACCTCCGCCTCAGAGGAGGACCAGATCCTCGAGGCGGGAAGCGCTCCGCCGGTGGCAGCCGCGGTGCTGGATCCCCCGGTCGTGTCGGCGGCGTCTACTGCCCCGCCGGTCACCGCAACCGCAACCGCGCAAGACCTCTACCGCAAAGCACCGAACGGGGATGACTGGCGGCAGGAAGTCTCGTCGCGCTTGCACGCCTACCGCTCGCGCCGCCGGCGCCGCAGCGAGAACGCCTCGCTCAGCCTGAACTTCGAAGGGGACGGATCGGCGCCCGAGGCGCCCAACGTCATCGTTTTCCCGCGCCTGCAGGTGGCGACGGGGCCCGCGGCTCGCGTGGAGTATCGTGCGCCGGGCGTTTCCCCTGTCCCTCCCGCAACTCCTCCTGATTTGCCGGTTGCGGAAACGGAGGAGTTGGCGGAGCCGCTCGCCGATGCCCCGCAGATCCTGGAAGCGCCGCCCGCCGACGAAACGGCAGAGAGCGTTTCCCCGGCGTTGGCCATGACGCTGGAGACGGACGAAGCCGCCGCCGTCGCGGGCGCGGAGAACATCGACCTTCCGCTCCCCGTGGCTCCCATCGAGCTGCGCCTGTTCGCCGCCCTGGTGGATGTGCTGGTGGTGCTGGTGGCCACCGCCATGTTCACGGTCATCTTCCTGAAGATTTCCGGCGCACCGCCCGCGGGCAAGCTGCTGTTGGCCGCCGTGCTGGCTGTTCCCACGGCCTTCTGGTGCATGTACCAGTACCTGTTCCTGGTGTACGGCGGGACCACCCCCGGCATGCGGGTGGCGCGCCTGGAACTGCGCACGTTCGAAGGCGAGCGGCCCTGGCGCATCGAGCGGCGCAACCGCGCCCTGGCCGTGGTCGTTTCCTGCATCTCACTCGGCCTGGGCTTCCTGTGGACGCTGGTGGATGAAGACTCGCTCGCCTGGCACGACCGCATCACGCGCACGTTCCTGATCGCGCCGGAGTAG